The following are encoded in a window of Salvia splendens isolate huo1 unplaced genomic scaffold, SspV2 ctg883, whole genome shotgun sequence genomic DNA:
- the LOC121791722 gene encoding uncharacterized protein LOC121791722, with protein sequence MAPDLNNAASPTDREKQKNLDQEVREMISTLTSRLGSIQRSHAQADDDEQGMRMITLAGTNLGATMRGDLDDKATAPQLEQEDSASYVVNSNFQAINNSIMLGGSYKTNDPGVHLDITDYVDHNDGDKKGKKSRRGGHDGGHHHGKRSDNLSDTESEKN encoded by the coding sequence ATGGCTCCGGACCTAAACAACGCCGCCTCTCCCACCGACCGCGAGAAGCAGAAGAATCTCGACCAAGAGGTTCGAGAGATGATCTCCACCCTCACCAGCCGCTTGGGCAGCATCCAACGCTCCCACGCCCAAGCCGACGACGACGAGCAAGGCATGAGGATGATCACGCTGGCCGGGACCAACCTAGGCGCCACCATGCGCGGCGACCTAGACGACAAGGCCACCGCCCCTCAGCTGGAGCAGGAGGACTCGGCCTCCTACGTCGTCAACAGCAACTTCCAAGCCATCAACAACTCCATCATGCTCGGCGGCAGCTACAAGACCAACGATCCCGGCGTTCATTTGGACATCACTGACTACGTCGACCACAATGACGGCGAcaagaaggggaagaagagCAGGAGAGGGGGCCACGACGGCGGCCACCACCATGGCAAACGCTCCGACAACCTTAGCGACACGGAGAGTGAGAAGAACTGA